From one Planktothrix agardhii NIES-204 genomic stretch:
- a CDS encoding protein synthesis factor, GTP-binding yields the protein MARAKFERNKPHVNIGTIGHVDHGKTTLTAAITMTLAALGQATAKKYDQIDAAPEEKARGITINTAHVEYETKTRHYAHVDCPGHADYVKNMITGAAQMDGAILVVSAADGPMPQTREHILLAKQVGVPNIVVFMNKEDMVDDAELLELVELEIRELLTSYDFPGDDIPIVSGSAKEALDSMVANPKAVVGENKWVDKIYELMEKVDAYIPNPERDIDKPFLMAVEDVFSITGRGTVATGRIERGKVKVGDNVELVGIRATRATTVTGIEMFKKSLEEGMAGDNAGLLLRGIQKADIERGMVIAKPGSITPHTQFESEVYILTEKEGGRKTPFFPGYRPQFYVRTTDVTGTIKAFTSDEGADAEMVMPGDRIKMTVELINPIAIEQGMRFAIREGGKTVGAGVVSKILK from the coding sequence ATGGCACGCGCAAAATTTGAACGGAACAAACCCCACGTTAATATCGGTACCATCGGTCACGTTGACCACGGTAAAACCACTTTAACGGCTGCAATTACCATGACTTTAGCTGCTCTGGGTCAAGCCACAGCTAAAAAATATGATCAAATTGATGCCGCACCCGAAGAAAAAGCCCGGGGGATTACGATCAATACAGCCCACGTTGAATACGAAACCAAAACCCGTCACTATGCTCACGTTGACTGTCCTGGTCACGCTGACTATGTGAAAAACATGATCACCGGTGCTGCCCAGATGGACGGTGCAATTTTAGTGGTGTCGGCGGCTGATGGCCCCATGCCCCAAACCCGTGAACATATCCTGTTAGCCAAACAGGTCGGGGTTCCCAATATCGTTGTCTTCATGAATAAAGAAGACATGGTGGATGATGCTGAACTGTTGGAATTGGTGGAACTGGAAATCCGGGAACTGTTAACCTCCTACGACTTCCCCGGTGATGATATCCCCATTGTTTCCGGATCGGCTAAAGAAGCTTTAGATTCCATGGTGGCTAATCCCAAGGCCGTCGTAGGCGAAAATAAATGGGTAGATAAAATTTACGAGCTGATGGAAAAAGTGGATGCCTATATCCCCAATCCTGAGCGTGATATTGATAAGCCTTTCTTGATGGCTGTTGAAGATGTCTTCTCCATTACTGGACGGGGTACGGTGGCAACGGGTCGGATTGAACGGGGTAAAGTCAAAGTTGGCGATAACGTTGAACTGGTGGGAATTAGAGCGACTCGTGCTACCACCGTCACGGGTATAGAAATGTTTAAAAAGAGTCTGGAAGAAGGGATGGCCGGGGACAACGCTGGTCTGCTGTTACGCGGTATCCAGAAAGCTGATATTGAACGAGGTATGGTGATTGCCAAACCCGGTTCGATTACTCCCCATACTCAGTTTGAATCTGAAGTCTATATTTTGACGGAGAAAGAAGGTGGACGTAAAACTCCTTTCTTCCCCGGCTATCGTCCTCAGTTCTATGTCCGAACAACCGATGTTACCGGAACCATTAAAGCCTTTACCTCTGATGAAGGGGCGGATGCCGAGATGGTTATGCCTGGAGACCGGATTAAAATGACCGTGGAACTGATCAACCCCATTGCTATTGAACAAGGGATGCGCTTTGCTATTCGTGAAGGTGGCAAAACCGTGGGTGCTGGTGTTGTGTCCAAAATTCTGAAGTAA
- a CDS encoding iron-sulfur cluster assembly accessory protein yields MISLSPAATREVLRLKSKQNNPHLSFRLGIQKGGCCDWSYTMGFDETQQSSDIVYQSDQIKIVVELENLKYLENLTIDYSEDLMGGGFRFQNPNTTQSCSCGHSFVAKSQ; encoded by the coding sequence ATGATTTCTCTGAGTCCAGCAGCCACTCGTGAGGTACTCCGCCTCAAGTCCAAGCAAAATAATCCTCATCTATCCTTTCGTCTTGGGATACAAAAGGGCGGCTGTTGCGACTGGTCTTATACAATGGGATTTGATGAAACCCAGCAGTCGAGCGATATAGTTTATCAGTCTGATCAGATTAAAATTGTAGTTGAGCTGGAAAATTTAAAGTACCTAGAAAACTTAACGATTGACTATTCTGAAGACTTAATGGGAGGTGGGTTTCGCTTCCAAAACCCCAACACCACCCAAAGCTGTAGCTGCGGTCATTCCTTTGTCGCAAAATCCCAATAA
- a CDS encoding DNA-cytosine methyltransferase has product MTRSISTVDLFCGAGGLTHGFEQAGLPVKAGYDIDPACQFPYEYNNKAKFILQDVENVKGWDLAEYFSGSHIKVLAGCAPCQPFSSYSRRYNDQQLKWKLLQDFARLIKECEPDIISMENVLLLKRHSVFQEFITQLQQLDYCFESYEVNCLDYGIPQSRKRLVLLASKFGKINLIPPTHNPNNYQTVGQTIGHLEPLSAGEGSNIDWLHRCSKLSQLNLRRIRASKPGGTWRDWPQELIAECHLKTSGKTYPAVYGRMEWGKPSPTITTQCFGFGNGRFGHPEQDRAISLREAALLQTFPPEYEFIHPNKQQAIDLVGRLIGNAVPVRLGMVIARSILEHIHEEN; this is encoded by the coding sequence ATGACTAGAAGCATCTCTACAGTAGATCTGTTTTGTGGTGCTGGAGGACTAACTCATGGTTTTGAGCAAGCAGGTCTTCCAGTCAAGGCTGGATACGATATCGATCCTGCTTGTCAGTTTCCTTATGAATATAACAACAAAGCAAAATTTATATTGCAAGATGTGGAAAATGTCAAGGGTTGGGATTTAGCAGAATATTTCTCTGGAAGCCATATTAAAGTATTAGCAGGATGCGCTCCCTGTCAGCCATTTTCGAGTTATTCAAGACGTTATAACGATCAACAATTGAAGTGGAAGCTCTTACAAGATTTTGCTCGTTTAATTAAAGAATGCGAACCCGATATTATTTCAATGGAAAATGTACTTTTATTAAAACGTCATTCAGTTTTTCAGGAGTTTATCACCCAGTTGCAACAGTTGGACTATTGCTTTGAGTCTTATGAGGTTAACTGTCTGGATTATGGAATTCCTCAATCTCGAAAACGATTAGTCTTGCTTGCTTCAAAATTTGGAAAAATCAACCTAATTCCACCAACACATAACCCCAATAATTACCAAACAGTCGGACAAACTATTGGACACCTTGAACCCCTTTCTGCTGGTGAAGGTTCTAACATAGATTGGTTGCATAGATGTAGCAAGCTCTCTCAACTAAATTTACGCCGTATTCGTGCTTCAAAACCCGGAGGAACTTGGCGAGATTGGCCTCAAGAATTAATTGCAGAATGTCACTTAAAAACAAGCGGTAAAACCTATCCAGCAGTATATGGTAGAATGGAATGGGGTAAACCTAGTCCAACGATTACTACGCAGTGTTTTGGTTTTGGGAATGGTCGGTTTGGTCATCCTGAACAAGATAGAGCGATATCTTTGAGAGAAGCAGCTTTATTACAAACTTTTCCACCAGAATATGAATTTATACACCCTAATAAACAACAGGCAATTGATCTAGTAGGACGATTAATTGGTAATGCTGTTCCCGTTAGGTTAGGGATGGTAATAGCTCGAAGTATTTTAGAACATATTCACGAAGAAAATTAA
- a CDS encoding mannose-6-phosphate isomerase codes for MVAVKESVANSKASTENIPSIGNTPTELRPWGSFTTLEEGPGYKIKRIEVKPGHRLSLQMHHHRSEHWIVVAGTAKVVCGDSEEVLFSNQSTYVPQCTSHRLENPGVIPLILIEVQNGEYLGEDDIIRFQDDYARTPA; via the coding sequence ATGGTAGCAGTCAAGGAAAGTGTGGCAAATTCTAAAGCTTCCACCGAGAATATCCCCAGTATCGGTAATACTCCCACGGAATTGAGACCTTGGGGTTCATTTACAACCTTGGAAGAAGGGCCAGGATATAAAATTAAACGTATTGAAGTCAAACCCGGTCATCGGTTGAGTTTACAGATGCACCACCATCGAAGTGAACACTGGATTGTGGTAGCCGGAACCGCTAAAGTAGTTTGTGGAGACAGTGAAGAAGTTTTATTCTCTAACCAGTCCACCTATGTTCCTCAATGTACTTCCCACCGTTTGGAAAATCCCGGTGTGATTCCTCTGATTTTAATTGAAGTCCAGAACGGGGAATATTTGGGAGAGGATGATATTATCCGATTCCAAGATGACTATGCTCGTACCCCCGCTTAA
- the rpsG gene encoding 30S ribosomal protein S7 — MSRRRVVQKRPIPVDPVYNSRLISMMVRRIMKHGKKSIAYRIIYQALKTIEERTGSEPLEVFEKAIRNATPLVEVKARRVGGATYQVPMEVRSERGTALALRWLIQYARARTGRSMSVRLANELMDAANETGSAVRKREETHRMAEANKAFAHYRY; from the coding sequence ATGTCTCGTCGCAGAGTTGTTCAGAAGCGTCCGATCCCAGTTGATCCGGTCTATAACAGTCGCTTAATTAGCATGATGGTACGTCGCATCATGAAACATGGAAAGAAATCTATCGCCTACCGGATCATTTATCAGGCGCTCAAAACCATCGAAGAAAGAACGGGTTCTGAGCCTCTTGAGGTATTTGAAAAAGCCATTCGGAATGCGACTCCCCTCGTGGAAGTCAAAGCCCGGCGGGTGGGTGGTGCAACCTATCAGGTTCCCATGGAAGTTCGCTCAGAAAGAGGAACAGCTTTAGCCCTCCGTTGGTTAATTCAATATGCTAGAGCCAGAACCGGACGTTCTATGTCCGTGCGGTTGGCAAATGAACTGATGGATGCCGCTAACGAAACTGGAAGTGCAGTTCGTAAACGGGAAGAAACTCACCGGATGGCAGAAGCAAATAAAGCCTTTGCCCATTATCGGTACTAA
- a CDS encoding protein synthesis factor, GTP-binding: MARTVPLERVRNIGIAAHIDAGKTTTTERILFYSGMVHKMGEVHEGTAVTDWMAQERERGITITAAAITTSWKDHKINIIDTPGHVDFTIEVERSMRVLDGVIAVFCSVGGVQPQSETVWRQAERYKVPRIVFVNKMDRTGANFFKVYEQIRDRLRANAVPIQIPIGSENDFQGLVDLVEMKAYLYNDDDKGTDFEVTDQIPEAVKKIAEEYRVKLVESVSETDDHLMEKYLEGEEPTNEEIRTQLRKGTIAGEIVPLLCGSAFKNKGVQQLLDAVVDYLPAPSEVPPIQGTLSNGDVDVRYANDEAPLSALAFKIMADPYGRLTFVRVYSGVLQKGSYVLNSSKDKKERISRLIVLKADDRIEVDELRAGDLGAALGLKDTLTGDTLCDDTKPIILESLFIPEPVISVAVEPKTKQDMEKLSKALQSLSEEDPTFRVSVDSETNQTVIAGMGELHLEILVDRMLREFKVEANVGAPQVAYRETIRKPVNRVEGKFIRQSGGKGQYGHVVINLEPGEPGSGFEFVSKIVGGTVPKEYINPAEQGMKEACETGVVAGYPLIDVKATLVDGSYHDVDSSEMAFKIAGSMALKEAVSKASPVLLEPMMKVEVEVPEDFIGNVIGDLNSRRGQIEGQGTEQGIAKVTAKVPLAQMFGYATDIRSKTQGRGIFTMEFSHYEEVPRSVAEVIVAKNKGN; encoded by the coding sequence GTGGCACGTACCGTCCCGCTTGAGAGAGTAAGGAACATTGGTATTGCAGCCCATATTGACGCGGGCAAAACAACCACAACGGAGCGGATTCTATTCTACTCCGGTATGGTTCATAAAATGGGCGAAGTCCATGAAGGAACAGCAGTAACCGACTGGATGGCTCAAGAGCGGGAGCGTGGAATTACCATCACGGCTGCCGCTATTACCACCAGTTGGAAAGATCATAAGATCAATATCATTGATACTCCGGGTCACGTTGACTTCACCATTGAAGTCGAACGTTCGATGCGGGTGTTAGATGGTGTAATTGCTGTTTTTTGTTCAGTCGGTGGTGTACAACCCCAGTCTGAAACTGTTTGGAGACAAGCAGAACGTTATAAAGTTCCTCGGATCGTCTTTGTGAACAAGATGGATCGCACGGGTGCGAACTTTTTCAAAGTTTATGAGCAAATCCGCGATCGCTTAAGGGCGAATGCCGTTCCGATCCAGATCCCGATTGGTAGTGAAAACGATTTCCAGGGATTAGTGGATTTGGTAGAGATGAAAGCTTATCTCTACAACGACGACGATAAAGGAACGGATTTTGAGGTCACTGATCAAATTCCCGAAGCGGTGAAAAAGATAGCCGAGGAATATCGGGTGAAATTGGTGGAGTCGGTTTCTGAAACCGATGATCACCTGATGGAGAAGTACCTAGAAGGTGAAGAACCGACGAATGAAGAAATTCGGACTCAGTTACGCAAAGGGACAATTGCCGGGGAGATTGTTCCTCTGCTGTGTGGTTCTGCTTTCAAAAACAAAGGGGTACAACAACTGTTAGATGCAGTTGTTGACTATCTCCCGGCTCCATCGGAAGTTCCTCCGATCCAAGGCACTTTATCAAATGGTGACGTTGACGTCCGTTATGCCAATGACGAAGCACCTTTATCGGCCTTAGCGTTCAAGATCATGGCCGATCCTTACGGACGCTTGACCTTCGTTCGAGTCTATTCCGGTGTTTTACAAAAGGGCAGTTATGTCCTGAACTCCAGCAAGGATAAAAAAGAACGAATTTCTCGCTTGATTGTTCTCAAAGCTGATGATCGGATCGAAGTCGATGAACTGCGGGCTGGAGACTTAGGGGCAGCCTTGGGTTTGAAAGATACCCTCACCGGTGATACCCTCTGTGATGACACGAAACCGATTATTTTGGAATCTCTGTTCATCCCCGAACCTGTGATTTCCGTGGCGGTGGAACCAAAAACCAAACAGGATATGGAAAAACTCTCCAAAGCTCTCCAATCCTTGTCAGAGGAAGATCCCACCTTCCGGGTTTCTGTGGATTCCGAGACCAACCAAACCGTAATTGCGGGGATGGGCGAACTGCACTTAGAAATTCTGGTTGACCGGATGTTACGCGAGTTCAAAGTGGAAGCGAATGTGGGTGCGCCCCAGGTTGCTTATCGGGAAACCATCCGTAAACCTGTGAATCGAGTCGAAGGCAAATTCATCCGCCAAAGTGGTGGTAAAGGTCAATACGGTCACGTTGTGATTAATCTCGAACCCGGTGAACCCGGTAGCGGGTTTGAATTTGTTTCCAAAATCGTTGGTGGAACTGTACCTAAAGAGTACATCAACCCGGCTGAACAAGGGATGAAGGAAGCCTGCGAAACAGGTGTGGTGGCAGGTTATCCTCTGATTGATGTGAAAGCGACTCTGGTGGATGGTTCTTACCACGATGTAGACTCCTCAGAAATGGCATTCAAGATCGCTGGCTCCATGGCACTCAAAGAAGCGGTGAGTAAAGCCTCACCCGTGCTGTTAGAGCCGATGATGAAGGTTGAGGTGGAAGTACCTGAAGACTTCATTGGTAACGTGATTGGGGATTTGAACTCTCGCCGGGGCCAAATTGAGGGTCAAGGAACAGAACAGGGTATTGCCAAAGTGACCGCTAAGGTTCCCTTAGCTCAGATGTTTGGTTATGCCACGGATATCCGTTCCAAAACCCAAGGTCGGGGGATTTTCACCATGGAGTTTAGCCACTATGAGGAAGTTCCTCGTAGCGTGGCTGAAGTCATTGTTGCCAAAAATAAAGGCAACTAA
- the glsF gene encoding ferredoxin-dependent glutamate synthase, with product MDNTRVNHNPEQNHQQDCIVGNMGYPYSGQPWLVEERDACGVGFIANPSGGANHSIIQKALPALTCLEHRGGCSADQDSGDGAGIMTAIPWELLAPWFAERNIDILQEPEFKFGVGMVFLPQDADLAIKAREIIETDLKQEELVIIGWREVPVKPEVLGVQARENQPRIEQVMVYSAKGNTGDDLDRQLFLARRSSGVALKQDGLVWGEDIYICSFSCRTIVYKGMVRSAILGEFYLDLVNPDYKSNFAVYHRRFSTNTMPRWPLAQPMRLLGHNGEINTLLGNINWMRARENVLAHPVWGDRLKTLIPFVDATNSDSANLDNCLELLVRTGRCPLEALMIMVPEAYQNQPNLKDLPEITDFYEYYSGIQEPWDGPALLVFSDGKQIGACLDRNGLRPARYCITKDGVIMVSSEAGVVDIPEDQIQEKGRLGPGQMIAVDLSTHEVLKNWQIKQRVAHEHPYRSWLEQYRQEAEPQAFIGEKQLAPDSLLQQQTAFGYGAEDVDIQISDMASTAKEATFCMGDDTPLAVLSDKPQLLYNYFKQRFAQVTNPPIDPLRERIVMSLSMQLGKRGNLLDLKPEDARLYKINSPLLNEAELEALRQSDFPGITLSTLYGLEGGPNGATIALTRLCEKAAEAVDQGKEIIILSDRGLTAEQTYIPPLLAVGAVHHYLIKIGKRLQASLVVETAQSWSTHHFACLVGYGASAICPYMALETVRHWWSSPLIQNNLSKGKILPMTMENAQKNYRQAVEDGLLKILSKMGISLLSSYRGAQIFEAIGIGEDLLEMGFRGTVSRVGGLSISELSQEVYQFHAKAFPLEAKKLENFGFVNAMKRGEYHLNNPEMTKLLHQAVRSGPVETLHGTSPDGAKAQQQAQQRFDLYELYRQFVENRPATALRDLLDFNSDRNSIPLEEVETVEEIVKRFCTGGMSLGALSPEAHEVLAIAMNRLGGKSNSGEGGEDPARYKIFNDVDEHGISAGRPHLKGLQNGDSASSAIKQVASGRFGVTPEYLMNAQSIEIKVAQGAKPGEGGQLPGKKVSEYIAMLRRSKPGVTLISPPPHHDIYSIEDLAQLIFDLHQINPKATVSVKLVAEVGIGTIAAGVAKANADYIQISGHDGGTGASPLTSIKHAGSPWELGLTEVHRVLMGNKLRDRVRLRVDGGFKSGWDVVMGALMGAEEFGFGTIAMIAEGCIMARICHTNNCPVGVTSQQERLRQRFPGTPGHVVNFFYFVAEEVRHILARLGYRKLVDLIGRSDLLKRRDGVNVAKTQHLNLEVFTQAPVTSDRNWLNHEPIHSNGPVLDDVLLEDAEIATAIQNQGTVTKSLRIVNTDRTVGTRIAGKIASIYGNSGFAGQINLNFTGAAGQSFGAFNLPGMQLTLTGEANDYVGKGMHGGEIIIKPPAAVTYNPSENVIIGNTCLYGATGGTLYAYGKAGERFAVRNSLGKAVIEGAGDHCCEYMTGGVVVVLGKVGRNVGAGQTGGLGYFLDEDGDFPEMVNPEIVKIQRVSTPMGEQQLKELITQHAEHTVSEKAKTILANWSEYLPKFWQVVPPSEKDSPEASVAVVAVAL from the coding sequence ATGGATAACACTAGAGTTAATCACAACCCAGAACAAAACCATCAACAAGATTGCATAGTAGGAAATATGGGCTACCCCTATTCCGGTCAACCTTGGTTAGTGGAAGAAAGAGACGCCTGCGGGGTGGGATTTATCGCTAACCCGTCCGGGGGTGCTAATCATTCTATTATTCAAAAAGCCTTACCTGCTTTAACCTGTTTAGAACATCGGGGCGGCTGTAGCGCCGACCAGGACTCCGGGGATGGGGCGGGGATCATGACCGCAATTCCTTGGGAATTATTAGCCCCTTGGTTTGCTGAACGAAATATTGATATTCTCCAAGAGCCAGAGTTTAAATTTGGGGTGGGGATGGTATTTTTACCCCAAGATGCTGATTTAGCGATTAAAGCCCGCGAAATTATTGAAACTGACCTCAAACAAGAAGAATTAGTTATTATCGGTTGGCGAGAAGTCCCGGTTAAACCGGAAGTCCTGGGAGTACAGGCGCGGGAAAATCAACCCCGCATCGAACAAGTTATGGTTTATTCGGCTAAGGGAAATACCGGGGATGATCTTGACCGACAACTGTTTTTAGCCCGTCGATCTTCCGGGGTAGCCTTGAAACAAGATGGGTTAGTCTGGGGTGAGGATATTTATATTTGTTCCTTCTCCTGCCGTACTATTGTCTATAAAGGTATGGTGCGATCGGCAATCCTGGGAGAATTTTATTTAGATTTAGTTAACCCCGACTATAAGAGCAATTTCGCAGTTTACCATCGACGCTTCAGTACCAATACCATGCCGCGCTGGCCCTTGGCTCAACCGATGCGACTATTGGGACATAATGGGGAAATTAATACGCTGTTGGGGAATATTAACTGGATGCGGGCGCGGGAAAATGTGTTAGCCCATCCGGTTTGGGGCGATCGCTTAAAAACCCTAATTCCCTTTGTGGATGCTACCAATAGCGACTCGGCTAATTTAGATAATTGTCTGGAGTTGCTAGTGAGAACTGGGCGCTGTCCCTTAGAAGCGCTGATGATTATGGTTCCCGAAGCCTATCAAAACCAGCCTAACCTGAAAGATTTACCCGAAATTACGGATTTTTACGAATATTATAGCGGTATCCAAGAACCTTGGGACGGCCCAGCTTTATTGGTCTTCAGTGATGGTAAACAAATTGGGGCCTGTTTGGATCGTAATGGTCTGCGTCCCGCCCGTTACTGTATCACTAAAGATGGCGTGATCATGGTTTCCTCCGAAGCCGGGGTGGTGGATATTCCCGAAGACCAAATTCAGGAAAAAGGCCGTTTAGGGCCAGGACAAATGATTGCGGTGGATTTGAGTACCCATGAAGTTCTGAAAAATTGGCAGATCAAACAACGGGTCGCCCATGAACACCCCTATCGTTCCTGGTTAGAACAATATCGCCAGGAGGCGGAACCCCAGGCTTTTATTGGTGAAAAACAATTAGCACCGGATAGCCTTCTCCAACAGCAAACCGCCTTTGGCTATGGGGCGGAGGATGTGGATATCCAAATTTCCGATATGGCGAGTACGGCCAAGGAAGCGACGTTTTGTATGGGGGATGATACGCCCCTAGCGGTGCTTTCAGATAAACCCCAGTTGTTATATAACTACTTTAAACAACGATTTGCTCAGGTTACAAACCCACCGATTGATCCTTTGCGAGAACGGATTGTCATGTCCCTCTCCATGCAGTTAGGGAAACGGGGGAATTTGTTAGACCTGAAACCCGAAGACGCCCGACTGTATAAAATTAACTCCCCCCTGCTGAATGAGGCGGAGTTAGAAGCCTTACGTCAGTCGGATTTTCCGGGGATCACCCTTTCTACCCTCTATGGTTTGGAAGGAGGGCCGAATGGTGCGACGATCGCCCTGACCCGGCTCTGTGAAAAAGCCGCTGAAGCGGTGGATCAGGGCAAAGAAATTATTATTCTGTCCGATCGCGGGTTAACGGCCGAACAGACCTATATTCCGCCCTTGTTAGCGGTAGGAGCGGTTCACCATTATTTAATTAAAATTGGCAAACGGTTACAAGCCTCCCTGGTGGTAGAAACGGCCCAATCTTGGAGTACCCATCATTTTGCCTGTTTAGTCGGTTACGGGGCTTCGGCAATTTGTCCCTATATGGCCTTAGAAACCGTGCGTCATTGGTGGTCTAGTCCCCTAATTCAGAACAATCTGTCCAAGGGCAAAATTCTCCCGATGACCATGGAAAATGCCCAGAAAAACTATCGCCAAGCCGTGGAAGATGGGTTACTCAAGATTTTATCGAAGATGGGAATTTCTCTGTTATCTTCCTATCGTGGGGCGCAAATCTTTGAAGCTATTGGGATTGGGGAAGATTTACTGGAAATGGGTTTCCGGGGTACGGTGTCTCGGGTTGGGGGTTTAAGCATTTCTGAGTTAAGCCAGGAGGTTTATCAATTCCATGCTAAGGCGTTTCCCCTAGAGGCGAAAAAGTTAGAAAACTTTGGGTTTGTCAATGCCATGAAGCGGGGAGAATATCACTTAAATAACCCGGAAATGACAAAATTGCTCCATCAGGCCGTTCGTTCTGGCCCCGTAGAGACGTTGCATGGAACGTCTCCAGATGGTGCTAAAGCACAACAACAAGCACAACAACGGTTTGATTTGTACGAACTGTATCGTCAATTTGTGGAAAACCGCCCAGCCACGGCCTTACGGGATTTATTGGACTTTAACAGCGATCGCAATTCCATCCCATTAGAAGAAGTAGAAACAGTTGAAGAAATTGTCAAACGCTTCTGTACCGGGGGGATGTCCCTGGGGGCTCTATCTCCCGAAGCCCATGAGGTCTTGGCGATCGCCATGAACCGTTTGGGCGGAAAATCCAACTCCGGCGAAGGTGGGGAAGATCCCGCCCGCTACAAGATTTTTAACGATGTTGATGAACATGGGATTTCGGCCGGACGTCCCCATTTAAAAGGACTCCAAAACGGAGATAGCGCTAGTTCAGCAATTAAACAGGTGGCGTCGGGACGGTTTGGCGTTACCCCCGAATACCTGATGAATGCTCAGTCCATTGAAATCAAAGTCGCTCAAGGGGCCAAACCAGGGGAAGGGGGACAACTTCCAGGGAAGAAAGTTAGCGAATATATTGCTATGTTGCGACGGTCTAAACCGGGCGTCACCCTAATTTCCCCTCCTCCTCACCATGATATTTATTCCATTGAAGACCTAGCCCAATTAATCTTTGACCTGCACCAAATTAACCCGAAAGCGACGGTTTCGGTCAAATTAGTCGCAGAAGTCGGAATTGGAACCATTGCCGCCGGGGTTGCTAAGGCTAACGCCGACTATATCCAAATTTCCGGCCATGACGGGGGGACTGGCGCCTCTCCCCTAACTTCAATTAAACACGCCGGAAGTCCTTGGGAATTGGGGTTAACGGAAGTCCATCGGGTGTTGATGGGGAATAAACTCCGCGACCGGGTGCGGTTGCGGGTAGATGGTGGTTTCAAAAGTGGCTGGGATGTGGTGATGGGAGCCTTAATGGGGGCCGAGGAATTCGGCTTTGGAACCATTGCTATGATTGCAGAAGGCTGTATTATGGCCCGAATTTGCCATACAAATAACTGTCCCGTGGGGGTGACATCTCAACAAGAACGTTTGCGACAACGTTTCCCAGGAACTCCGGGCCATGTTGTGAACTTCTTCTATTTTGTGGCTGAGGAAGTGCGCCATATTCTAGCGCGGTTGGGATATCGGAAATTAGTCGATTTAATTGGACGGTCTGACCTGCTAAAACGTCGGGATGGGGTGAATGTGGCTAAGACCCAACACTTGAATTTAGAGGTCTTTACCCAAGCGCCTGTAACCAGCGATCGCAACTGGTTAAACCATGAACCCATCCATAGTAACGGCCCGGTCTTGGATGATGTGTTATTAGAAGATGCGGAAATTGCCACCGCTATTCAAAACCAGGGGACGGTAACGAAATCTCTGCGGATCGTGAATACTGACCGGACGGTGGGGACGCGCATTGCTGGGAAAATCGCCTCTATCTATGGAAATAGTGGCTTTGCTGGACAAATTAACCTGAATTTTACAGGTGCAGCAGGTCAGAGTTTTGGCGCTTTCAACCTCCCCGGTATGCAGTTAACCCTAACGGGGGAAGCGAATGATTATGTCGGGAAGGGGATGCACGGGGGGGAGATTATTATTAAACCCCCGGCGGCTGTTACTTATAACCCTTCTGAGAATGTGATTATCGGGAATACCTGTTTATATGGGGCCACGGGGGGAACTTTATACGCCTACGGAAAAGCCGGAGAACGATTTGCGGTAAGGAATTCCTTGGGTAAAGCTGTTATTGAGGGCGCTGGCGACCACTGTTGTGAATATATGACCGGGGGTGTGGTTGTGGTTCTCGGTAAAGTTGGCCGAAATGTTGGCGCCGGACAGACCGGAGGTTTAGGTTATTTCCTCGATGAAGATGGAGATTTCCCCGAAATGGTGAACCCGGAAATCGTCAAAATTCAACGGGTGAGTACGCCGATGGGTGAACAGCAGTTAAAAGAGTTAATCACACAACACGCGGAACACACGGTCAGCGAGAAGGCTAAAACTATTCTGGCGAACTGGTCGGAGTATTTACCCAAGTTCTGGCAAGTTGTTCCTCCTTCGGAAAAAGATAGTCCTGAGGCGTCGGTTGCCGTCGTGGCGGTTGCACTCTAA
- the rpsL gene encoding 30S ribosomal protein S12 — MPTIQQLIRSAREQTQKKTKSPALKSCPQRRGVCTRVYTTTPKKPNSALRKVARVRLTSGYEVTAYIPGIGHNLQEHSVVMIRGGRVKDLPGVRYHIIRGTLDTAGVKDRRQGRSKYGAKRPK, encoded by the coding sequence ATGCCCACTATCCAGCAACTAATTCGTTCTGCACGGGAACAGACTCAGAAGAAAACAAAATCGCCCGCCCTAAAGAGTTGCCCTCAACGGCGGGGAGTCTGCACAAGGGTTTATACAACCACCCCCAAAAAACCTAATTCCGCGCTGCGTAAGGTGGCAAGGGTGCGGCTAACCTCTGGCTATGAAGTGACAGCATATATTCCGGGTATTGGTCACAACTTGCAAGAACACTCCGTAGTAATGATTCGAGGCGGTCGGGTGAAAGATTTGCCTGGAGTTCGATATCACATTATTCGCGGAACATTAGATACGGCGGGAGTCAAAGATCGTCGTCAAGGGCGCTCGAAGTATGGCGCCAAGCGTCCTAAGTAA